Proteins from one Pantoea cypripedii genomic window:
- a CDS encoding AraC family transcriptional regulator: protein MDPLSDVLSLLKLRSYVSGGFDAGGEWAVQFGAHRGIKFHAVITGRCWVFVEGEPQPVQVHEGECFLLARGLPFCLASDMSVAPVDISTLLPRVQDGRIVTYNQGGEFLSIGGYFTLSESHSDLLLDMLPPLLIIRDEPSTSTLRWCLEQMRQEIRDPKPGGDIVAQQLATMVLVRALRLQLSVNQGNALGWLFGLSDKRIRAAINVMHERPGSNWTVQNLAKEAAMSRTAFALRFKQLVGLSPIDYLTRWRMTLASNRLVRSDDSISAISSELGYESEKSFSAAFKRIMKLPPRQYAALARCRASTTGES from the coding sequence ATGGACCCTTTATCTGATGTGTTGTCTCTGTTGAAACTCCGCAGCTACGTCTCCGGTGGATTTGATGCCGGAGGCGAATGGGCCGTGCAGTTTGGTGCGCACAGAGGCATCAAATTCCATGCAGTCATTACAGGAAGGTGTTGGGTATTCGTCGAAGGTGAACCCCAGCCCGTGCAAGTCCACGAAGGTGAATGTTTCCTTCTCGCACGCGGACTGCCGTTCTGCCTCGCGAGTGACATGTCCGTCGCGCCAGTAGATATCAGCACCCTACTTCCGAGGGTGCAGGATGGGCGTATCGTGACCTATAACCAGGGCGGTGAATTCCTCAGTATTGGCGGATATTTCACCCTATCAGAGAGTCATTCAGACCTGCTACTCGACATGCTCCCTCCCCTGTTGATCATCCGCGATGAACCCAGCACGTCGACGTTACGCTGGTGTCTTGAACAGATGAGGCAGGAAATTCGGGACCCAAAACCCGGTGGGGATATTGTTGCTCAGCAGTTGGCAACGATGGTGTTGGTCCGGGCACTTCGGCTACAACTGTCAGTAAATCAAGGCAACGCGCTCGGTTGGCTTTTTGGCCTATCTGACAAGCGCATTCGCGCAGCGATAAACGTGATGCACGAGCGACCAGGTTCGAATTGGACTGTGCAAAACCTGGCTAAAGAGGCCGCCATGTCTCGTACCGCTTTCGCACTAAGGTTTAAACAACTCGTGGGGCTATCACCGATCGACTATTTGACTCGTTGGCGGATGACGCTGGCATCAAACAGACTGGTACGTTCGGATGACTCCATCTCGGCTATCAGTTCTGAGCTCGGCTACGAGTCCGAAAAATCTTTCAGTGCCGCATTCAAGCGCATCATGAAACTCCCCCCGCGCCAATACGCCGCACTCGCGCGTTGTCGGGCCAGTACCACGGGAGAATCGTAG
- a CDS encoding SDR family oxidoreductase, translating into MIEREPTISVTEFLFLPLNDIERTIMRVFVTGASGFIGSAVVKELLTAGHEVTGLVRSGEAAASLEAKGVQAYRGTFEDTSILRRAAADADGVVHTAFYHALSQASLDIRLRILFGGSPAKIVNRFINEAVDAECRAIQAFGGVLSSKKGSLVIAFPTMALKPGRVAEEGDAADPASVGGARAKSERALLEWVKAGVNASIVRLPPSVHDENKQGLVTQLIEIARKKRVSVYVSDGENRWPAVHKLDAARMFRFALEAGKPGTRYHAVAEEGIPFREIAEALGRGLNIPVMSVPTQQAARYFGWLAPFVTADNPVSSGITQEDMQWEPEHPCLMLDLATKMQLSG; encoded by the coding sequence GTGATCGAGCGCGAGCCCACTATTTCGGTGACGGAATTCCTGTTTCTGCCCCTGAATGATATTGAGAGGACAATAATGAGAGTATTTGTGACCGGCGCTTCGGGCTTCATTGGATCAGCTGTGGTGAAAGAGCTTTTGACGGCGGGGCATGAAGTTACAGGCCTTGTTCGTTCTGGCGAAGCAGCTGCTTCGCTTGAGGCCAAGGGGGTGCAGGCATACCGGGGAACATTCGAGGATACGAGCATTCTACGTCGGGCAGCCGCTGACGCAGATGGTGTTGTTCACACCGCTTTTTATCATGCGCTTTCGCAGGCCAGCTTAGATATTCGCCTTAGAATCCTGTTTGGTGGTAGTCCAGCGAAGATCGTAAATCGTTTCATCAATGAAGCCGTTGACGCGGAGTGTCGGGCGATTCAGGCTTTTGGCGGTGTACTTTCATCGAAGAAGGGTTCTTTGGTCATTGCCTTTCCGACCATGGCGCTCAAACCAGGACGCGTGGCCGAAGAGGGGGATGCCGCAGATCCAGCCTCGGTGGGAGGTGCCCGGGCAAAGTCAGAGCGTGCTTTGCTTGAATGGGTAAAAGCAGGAGTCAATGCATCCATTGTGCGATTGCCACCTTCCGTCCATGACGAGAATAAGCAAGGACTCGTCACCCAGCTGATTGAGATCGCACGAAAGAAGCGTGTATCAGTCTATGTGAGTGACGGTGAAAACCGCTGGCCAGCAGTCCATAAACTGGATGCAGCACGCATGTTCCGTTTTGCGCTTGAGGCTGGGAAGCCAGGTACCCGATATCACGCGGTGGCTGAGGAGGGGATTCCATTCCGTGAAATTGCGGAAGCGCTTGGTCGCGGTCTCAACATTCCAGTCATGTCGGTGCCCACGCAACAGGCGGCGCGGTATTTCGGCTGGCTCGCGCCATTCGTCACTGCGGACAACCCTGTATCCAGTGGCATCACCCAAGAGGATATGCAGTGGGAGCCAGAACATCCGTGTCTGATGCTTGACCTTGCGACCAAAATGCAACTATCTGGTTAA
- a CDS encoding TetR/AcrR family transcriptional regulator, whose product MPTALPRRADALRNQEKLLSATAEVFVVAGVDAPIRQIATRAGVGTATIYRHFPTRADLIVAVFHYQVEECVAAGPRLLADASTPFDALRQWINVFVDFLVTKHGLTNAMQSDSESFTALHTHFIDRLLPVCKQLLDASVASGEIPSVVEPYELLRAIGNLCIGREDDINYTPQRMINLLLQGLRYRD is encoded by the coding sequence GTGCCGACAGCTCTCCCGAGACGCGCCGATGCCCTGCGCAATCAAGAAAAGTTGCTTTCTGCTACAGCGGAAGTCTTTGTTGTTGCCGGAGTTGACGCACCTATTCGGCAGATCGCGACCAGGGCTGGGGTGGGTACGGCAACCATCTATCGACACTTCCCCACTCGCGCCGATCTGATCGTCGCCGTCTTCCACTATCAGGTGGAGGAATGTGTCGCAGCAGGGCCTCGTCTGCTGGCTGATGCCAGTACTCCCTTCGATGCCCTGCGCCAGTGGATTAATGTGTTCGTGGACTTCCTGGTGACGAAGCATGGACTTACCAACGCCATGCAATCGGATAGCGAGAGCTTCACCGCACTCCATACACACTTCATCGACCGCTTACTGCCCGTATGCAAGCAGTTGCTTGACGCCTCCGTGGCATCAGGAGAGATTCCCTCCGTAGTCGAACCGTATGAGCTTCTCCGTGCAATTGGCAATTTGTGTATCGGTCGGGAAGATGACATCAACTACACGCCACAGCGCATGATTAATCTTCTGCTGCAAGGATTGAGATATCGCGACTAG
- a CDS encoding LysR family transcriptional regulator, whose translation MKQPTLNDLNAFIAVATHLNFRRAADLLGVSHSALSHAMRALENNLGTRLLNRTTRSVSLTQDGERLLASLIPALSNLDSVLSEVAATRGNPSGVVRINATEGAIGLLLQTIVPRFHHLYPDVELELVAEGQLIDIVERGFDAGVRFGDAIPKDMVAVRLGPDVRFLAVASPNYLDQFTAPQVPDDLHQHRCIRQRLPSGKRYRWEFMKHDEEVNIDVPGVLTLNSNHLMVQAAADGLGIAYVPEFYASDLLNAGRLIPVLKDWCPVISGLFIYFPNNRHMPPGLRALIDVIKESPDWHSVDILTSGPTSAGT comes from the coding sequence ATGAAACAACCAACTCTAAACGATCTAAACGCCTTCATCGCGGTAGCCACACACCTTAATTTCCGGCGTGCGGCTGACCTACTAGGTGTTTCTCATTCAGCCCTAAGCCACGCCATGCGAGCACTGGAAAACAATCTGGGTACTCGCCTTTTGAATCGAACGACTCGGAGCGTTTCTCTAACGCAAGATGGTGAGCGGCTCTTGGCAAGTCTTATACCTGCATTGAGCAACCTCGACAGCGTGTTAAGTGAGGTCGCAGCAACACGCGGCAACCCTAGCGGAGTAGTCAGGATAAATGCTACTGAAGGAGCTATTGGCCTATTGCTACAAACTATCGTTCCTCGTTTTCACCATCTTTACCCTGACGTAGAGTTGGAATTAGTTGCAGAAGGACAACTAATCGATATTGTCGAACGCGGATTTGATGCAGGAGTTCGCTTTGGCGACGCCATCCCGAAGGATATGGTGGCAGTACGGCTTGGACCAGACGTGCGCTTTTTAGCCGTTGCGTCCCCCAATTATTTGGATCAATTTACTGCCCCCCAGGTACCTGATGACCTTCACCAGCACCGCTGTATCAGACAGCGTTTGCCCAGCGGAAAGCGATACCGCTGGGAGTTTATGAAGCACGACGAAGAGGTAAACATCGATGTGCCTGGCGTACTGACATTGAACAGTAATCATCTTATGGTCCAAGCTGCAGCGGATGGTCTTGGTATTGCCTATGTTCCAGAATTTTATGCCAGTGACCTCTTGAATGCGGGCCGCTTGATCCCTGTACTAAAAGATTGGTGCCCGGTCATTTCCGGACTATTCATTTATTTCCCAAACAACCGTCACATGCCACCTGGATTACGCGCCTTGATCGATGTAATTAAAGAAAGTCCGGATTGGCATTCGGTAGATATATTGACGAGTGGCCCAACTTCGGCTGGCACATAA
- a CDS encoding SDR family oxidoreductase yields the protein MTKTWFVTGTSTGIGLQITERLLERKDRVVATLRRDGPLDDLKARYGDQLYIIKLDLTDINSIRTGVEEAFNVMGQVDTVIANAGYGLFGAAEELNDSQITRQIETNLTGQIQLIRAFLPRFRDQGRGRIVQISSAGGQATYPAFSVYHATKWGIEGFVESVAKEVATFGIDFIIVEPGPTRTNFSLSIDRAMPMACYEETPVGMFRQAAVTGNFAEYGNLGKTVDVMIAVMDSEKPPFRLVLGRGAYEDMRKALLDRLKVLEPQRDRASSVME from the coding sequence ATGACTAAGACTTGGTTTGTAACGGGAACATCGACAGGAATCGGCCTCCAGATAACAGAGCGGTTGCTGGAGCGGAAGGACAGGGTGGTTGCCACACTTCGGCGCGATGGTCCATTGGATGACCTGAAAGCCCGATACGGCGACCAGCTATACATCATCAAACTGGACCTCACCGACATTAATTCGATCCGAACCGGAGTCGAAGAAGCATTCAACGTTATGGGGCAAGTTGACACGGTAATCGCTAATGCTGGTTACGGTTTGTTTGGTGCTGCGGAAGAACTGAACGATTCTCAAATTACCAGGCAAATCGAAACCAACCTGACTGGGCAGATTCAGCTCATCAGGGCATTCCTTCCCCGCTTTCGAGACCAGGGGAGAGGGAGGATCGTCCAAATCTCATCGGCGGGAGGGCAAGCTACCTACCCGGCCTTCAGCGTCTACCACGCTACAAAGTGGGGGATAGAGGGATTCGTCGAATCGGTTGCCAAAGAAGTTGCGACATTTGGCATTGATTTCATCATTGTAGAACCAGGTCCAACCCGAACAAATTTCAGTTTAAGTATAGATAGGGCGATGCCGATGGCTTGCTATGAAGAAACCCCAGTGGGAATGTTTAGGCAAGCCGCCGTGACGGGCAATTTTGCGGAATACGGGAATCTGGGGAAGACGGTTGACGTGATGATTGCAGTGATGGACTCGGAAAAACCGCCATTTCGTTTGGTGTTGGGTCGTGGGGCCTATGAGGACATGCGAAAAGCGCTCCTCGATAGGCTAAAAGTATTGGAGCCTCAAAGGGATAGGGCGTCCTCCGTCATGGAATAA
- a CDS encoding lipocalin-like domain-containing protein gives MKILRFDLSILSIGLIFLATSAEAQAPNKVLGTWRMISAQLDPDGRNLAAYGPAPKSLMVFTPDMHVIEVMTDSTVPKFASNARGYGTAKENQAAMAGGIGWFGTYMVDENGDLEGDRVEGSTFPNWVGDVRTREDIQFVVDGDRILETFVRPEGTKIAITWQRITLGKPSSAE, from the coding sequence ATGAAAATATTAAGATTCGATCTTTCCATTCTTTCTATTGGTCTCATTTTTCTTGCCACATCTGCTGAAGCGCAGGCTCCTAATAAGGTATTGGGGACTTGGCGGATGATCTCTGCACAACTTGATCCGGACGGACGGAATCTGGCCGCTTATGGACCGGCACCAAAAAGCCTTATGGTGTTCACGCCCGATATGCACGTCATTGAAGTGATGACCGACTCCACTGTACCGAAATTTGCATCCAATGCACGTGGCTATGGTACGGCGAAAGAGAATCAAGCGGCTATGGCAGGGGGAATCGGTTGGTTCGGTACGTACATGGTCGATGAAAATGGCGACCTGGAAGGTGACCGGGTCGAAGGTTCGACCTTCCCAAATTGGGTAGGTGATGTGCGTACGCGCGAAGATATTCAATTCGTTGTAGATGGTGATCGCATTTTGGAGACTTTCGTTAGACCGGAGGGGACAAAAATTGCCATCACGTGGCAGCGGATCACCCTTGGTAAACCAAGCTCCGCTGAGTAG
- a CDS encoding NmrA family NAD(P)-binding protein has protein sequence MFFISGITGKVGGAAARSLLSRGKSVRALARDLQRAEEWSRLGVEVVQGDLTDVNAVKRCLNGVDGAFLMQPTPFGVTSEFPEAKAINGSLSAALASTDVPRVVILSSIGSEQPSGLGNIMQTHLLEEALATIPIPIATVRAGSFLENYVPSLERAATTGYFDTFLQPTDRPVPMVASEDIGHEVARLLIEGWSGRTIIELGSPYSPDDLACAMAEALSKPVKAKPIPKEYWKQTLQAMGLSTDHVDQWAEMQDGFNSGWIDFGRPGTIPVQAKTKPIDVFSKAVGK, from the coding sequence ATGTTTTTCATATCTGGAATCACGGGAAAAGTTGGCGGCGCTGCCGCGCGGTCGCTTCTGAGCCGGGGAAAATCTGTGCGCGCCCTGGCAAGAGACCTACAGAGAGCTGAAGAATGGTCGCGCTTGGGAGTTGAAGTGGTCCAGGGAGACTTGACCGACGTGAATGCGGTCAAGAGGTGTCTGAATGGTGTTGACGGGGCATTCCTGATGCAACCCACACCTTTTGGCGTCACCTCTGAATTCCCGGAGGCGAAAGCGATCAATGGCAGCCTGAGTGCCGCTTTGGCCTCGACCGATGTTCCACGAGTGGTAATCCTCTCGTCGATAGGCTCGGAACAACCAAGTGGGCTCGGCAATATTATGCAGACCCATCTGCTCGAAGAAGCCCTTGCTACGATACCGATTCCCATTGCTACTGTTCGCGCCGGGTCATTCCTCGAAAACTATGTTCCGAGCCTAGAGCGCGCAGCCACCACGGGTTATTTCGATACCTTTCTGCAACCCACTGATAGGCCTGTGCCGATGGTGGCATCCGAGGATATCGGTCACGAGGTGGCGCGTTTGCTCATCGAGGGTTGGAGTGGCAGGACGATCATAGAGCTTGGATCTCCCTACAGCCCTGACGACCTAGCTTGCGCGATGGCTGAAGCACTCTCCAAGCCCGTAAAAGCGAAGCCTATCCCTAAGGAATACTGGAAGCAGACACTGCAGGCCATGGGTCTATCTACCGACCACGTAGACCAGTGGGCGGAAATGCAGGATGGGTTCAATTCTGGCTGGATCGATTTCGGCCGGCCCGGCACGATCCCGGTCCAAGCCAAGACGAAGCCCATCGACGTCTTTTCCAAAGCAGTTGGTAAGTAA
- a CDS encoding TetR/AcrR family transcriptional regulator: MQTDSDEAARPHRARILDAALALTQADGPEAVTTRAVAAAAAVQVPTIYRLFGDKQGLLDAVVEHGIATYVAAKAARTPHPDPVQELRASWDNHVAFGLANPGLFSIMSAYPQSPAVAEGLRFFRKIVRAVATAGRLRTSEEQAVAMIRASCVGLTMMLIADKKSEGGDISRELQDAIIHAVTTDVTGSGPTTQQTSAAALRAGLGQVNVLTKGEVALLDELLERLSKSN, from the coding sequence ATGCAAACCGACTCTGATGAAGCCGCGCGACCACATCGCGCGCGGATACTCGATGCCGCGCTGGCCCTCACCCAAGCTGACGGACCAGAAGCAGTGACAACGAGAGCTGTTGCTGCCGCTGCTGCTGTTCAGGTGCCAACCATCTACCGGCTATTTGGAGACAAACAAGGTCTGCTCGACGCCGTTGTAGAACACGGTATTGCAACCTATGTGGCCGCCAAGGCAGCTCGCACCCCACATCCCGACCCAGTTCAAGAGCTGCGGGCAAGCTGGGACAACCACGTGGCATTCGGACTCGCGAATCCGGGCCTGTTCTCGATCATGAGCGCCTATCCGCAGTCACCCGCTGTAGCGGAAGGATTACGCTTCTTTCGCAAGATCGTGCGCGCGGTGGCTACGGCGGGACGACTGAGAACCAGTGAAGAGCAGGCAGTCGCGATGATCCGGGCTTCGTGTGTTGGGTTGACCATGATGCTCATCGCCGACAAGAAGTCCGAAGGCGGCGATATCTCCAGGGAGCTGCAAGACGCCATCATTCATGCCGTCACGACAGACGTAACAGGCAGCGGTCCAACAACTCAACAGACGTCAGCAGCCGCTCTAAGAGCGGGCCTGGGGCAGGTGAACGTTCTTACCAAAGGCGAAGTGGCACTCCTCGACGAATTGCTGGAGCGCTTGTCGAAGAGTAACTAA
- a CDS encoding LysR family transcriptional regulator, which produces MGFLNLLDVANLVAVVDAGGFRMAAQVRGISSSTLSDSIRRLESDIGVRLLNRTTRSISLTEAGIRLLSRLKPALTEIEAAFNELQDGADRPVGTLRLNVPVPVARYVLPDLLPDFIERFPGVRIDVVMEDDFSDVIGRGFDAGVRYGENIELDMIAIPIGPRHQRFVAAASSNYLDKFGIPDNPSDLARHRLIGHRFPNGSIWTWALEREGVRVKVAPDGFLISSSVDLQLASAAAGAGIIYTFEDFVAPYLKSGMLTPVLETWWQEFDGPFLYYHGRRQMPPPLRAFVDFLKEKNAGRSDPPALP; this is translated from the coding sequence ATGGGCTTTCTGAACTTGTTGGATGTTGCAAATCTTGTTGCGGTCGTAGACGCTGGTGGATTCAGAATGGCAGCGCAAGTACGTGGGATTAGCAGTTCAACTTTAAGTGATTCGATTCGCCGGCTAGAGTCTGATATCGGAGTGCGCTTATTGAATCGGACCACTCGAAGTATCAGCTTGACTGAGGCCGGTATCCGCCTGCTGAGCCGTCTGAAGCCAGCGCTGACAGAGATTGAGGCGGCATTCAATGAATTACAAGACGGGGCTGATCGCCCCGTAGGGACGCTGCGTTTAAATGTTCCAGTTCCCGTGGCTAGATATGTTTTGCCAGATCTGTTGCCGGATTTTATCGAGAGATTCCCCGGTGTGCGTATTGATGTAGTTATGGAAGATGATTTTTCAGATGTGATAGGGCGTGGGTTTGATGCTGGTGTTCGCTATGGCGAAAACATTGAACTAGATATGATCGCTATACCGATCGGCCCGCGCCATCAGAGGTTTGTTGCTGCGGCATCGAGTAATTATCTTGATAAATTTGGAATCCCTGATAATCCTTCGGATCTTGCGCGGCATAGACTGATTGGCCACCGATTTCCGAATGGATCGATTTGGACATGGGCGTTGGAGCGGGAAGGAGTAAGAGTAAAGGTGGCGCCAGACGGATTCCTGATTTCAAGTTCTGTTGATCTTCAGCTCGCGAGTGCTGCCGCCGGGGCGGGAATAATCTATACATTTGAGGATTTTGTCGCCCCTTATCTGAAATCGGGAATGCTTACGCCAGTTTTAGAAACCTGGTGGCAGGAATTCGACGGGCCGTTTCTCTACTACCATGGCCGTAGGCAAATGCCACCGCCACTTAGGGCCTTTGTCGATTTCCTGAAAGAAAAGAATGCTGGGCGGTCTGATCCACCAGCTCTCCCATGA
- a CDS encoding SDR family oxidoreductase, whose translation MISVGKRVAIVTGASRGIGRAVAERLAKDGFAVIVNYTESKSAAEDVAKEIIDSGAMAKAFRADVSEPNQVTAMFDFAEDEFGRSDIAVNCAGIMMLKPLSEFDIADFDRMHAINVRGTFLVSQQAAKRLQNGGAIINISTSAERQALPGYGPYAMTKGAVEALNLVLARELKGRDITVNSVGPGPTATELFLKDKSEGLIAAIGSLNPFNRIGQPQEIAEVVSFLAGPARWVNGQAIYVNGGMN comes from the coding sequence ATGATCAGTGTCGGTAAGCGTGTGGCGATTGTCACTGGAGCATCCAGAGGTATCGGCAGGGCGGTAGCGGAGCGTCTGGCGAAAGATGGGTTTGCGGTCATCGTAAATTACACAGAATCAAAATCGGCTGCTGAAGACGTAGCAAAAGAAATTATTGATTCTGGTGCAATGGCAAAGGCCTTCAGGGCTGACGTGTCTGAGCCCAATCAGGTTACAGCAATGTTCGACTTCGCGGAGGATGAATTCGGTCGATCTGATATCGCTGTTAATTGTGCTGGCATCATGATGCTAAAGCCTTTATCAGAATTCGATATCGCTGACTTTGATCGAATGCATGCCATTAACGTCCGTGGAACATTCCTCGTTTCGCAGCAAGCGGCTAAGAGGCTGCAAAACGGCGGCGCGATCATAAATATTTCGACCTCAGCAGAGCGACAAGCTCTACCAGGTTACGGCCCCTATGCGATGACGAAAGGCGCTGTTGAAGCACTGAATCTTGTACTCGCTCGTGAACTGAAAGGGCGAGACATTACGGTTAATTCGGTTGGGCCGGGTCCCACTGCGACAGAGCTCTTTCTGAAAGATAAAAGTGAAGGGTTGATCGCTGCTATTGGGAGCCTCAACCCTTTCAATAGAATTGGGCAGCCACAAGAGATCGCTGAAGTTGTTTCGTTTCTAGCTGGGCCTGCACGGTGGGTGAATGGCCAGGCGATATATGTCAACGGTGGAATGAATTGA
- a CDS encoding LysR family transcriptional regulator produces MYRPSEIPLVAIRAFVTIGRQGSFTRAAAALGITQSAVSRHVATLEKAAGTALFERRGASIALTPAGSQYYDAVKDSMATIELATRQMFQREESHGRLMVRTSMPSFAMTVVVPMLGSFMSQSPMRVDLITSLSPPLPRDEFDVLITRDLAMPNSECWELLQEELVCVGSPQLVQQHRSQPPHRWPMIAAKSRPDILASWAVARDIAPDRLQVGAMYDHIFLAVAAAIGGTGFFVVPYLLVLDQLRAGTLVILDEHRIMSGATYWAYLNSQTQQVQAGRDFCRWLKGMLRRCASGLSEL; encoded by the coding sequence ATGTATAGGCCATCAGAGATCCCGCTTGTTGCAATTCGCGCCTTCGTGACGATCGGCCGTCAGGGAAGCTTTACGCGCGCCGCCGCCGCATTGGGTATCACGCAAAGTGCTGTCAGCCGGCATGTCGCTACTTTGGAGAAGGCGGCTGGGACCGCCTTGTTCGAACGCCGGGGAGCGTCTATCGCCCTGACGCCTGCCGGTTCTCAGTACTACGACGCAGTGAAAGACTCGATGGCGACCATCGAATTGGCCACCCGGCAGATGTTTCAGAGGGAGGAAAGTCACGGCCGACTAATGGTGCGGACGTCGATGCCCAGCTTTGCGATGACGGTGGTTGTGCCGATGCTGGGATCGTTCATGTCCCAGTCACCGATGAGGGTGGACTTGATAACTTCGCTGTCACCGCCGTTGCCACGCGACGAGTTCGATGTGTTGATCACGCGGGATCTGGCCATGCCCAACAGTGAGTGTTGGGAGCTGCTACAGGAAGAGTTGGTCTGTGTCGGTTCGCCCCAGTTGGTGCAGCAGCACCGATCCCAGCCGCCGCATCGATGGCCGATGATTGCAGCCAAATCCAGGCCAGACATCCTAGCCTCTTGGGCAGTCGCTCGCGACATCGCGCCGGATCGCTTGCAGGTGGGCGCCATGTATGACCACATATTCCTAGCCGTGGCTGCAGCCATCGGAGGCACGGGATTTTTTGTTGTGCCTTACCTGCTGGTGCTCGATCAGCTGCGTGCGGGAACATTGGTCATTCTGGACGAACACCGGATTATGTCGGGTGCCACGTATTGGGCCTACTTGAACTCCCAGACTCAGCAGGTACAGGCCGGAAGAGATTTTTGCAGATGGCTCAAAGGCATGCTGCGCAGATGCGCATCAGGACTGTCGGAGTTATAG
- a CDS encoding ABC transporter substrate-binding protein, whose product MKGKIMWKHCSLLSVLLMMSVITPQPAVAGEVVLYSSNNVETVNRVIDLFNKENPDVRVSVVRAGTGALMQRIKAESANPLGDIFWSGGLATMAEFKPQFESYSSRQASTVPAAYRGPDGLWLGTNVHINVLMVNTRQLGGVKAPQSWAELADPKWKGRLVIPDPERTSASYVALYGLQKTLGTELMTRIVRNATIVGTTSAAYDGVAKGEFAIALTMEYAAYEYVAGGLKEIKLVYPSEGTFVSVEGMALIKGGKHPAEARKLYEFLASKNVQVDIFKSAYRRPLRSDIDVSKLSTLPAIKSVKVVPLDDGQMAQDRAAFIAQWRQIIADR is encoded by the coding sequence ATGAAAGGCAAAATCATGTGGAAGCACTGCAGTCTATTATCTGTTTTACTCATGATGAGCGTAATCACGCCACAGCCAGCGGTAGCAGGCGAAGTGGTCTTATACTCATCGAACAACGTCGAGACCGTCAACCGCGTCATTGACCTTTTCAACAAAGAGAATCCTGACGTTCGGGTTTCCGTCGTACGCGCCGGCACCGGTGCGCTCATGCAGCGCATCAAGGCCGAAAGCGCCAATCCCCTTGGCGATATCTTCTGGTCGGGCGGCCTCGCTACCATGGCCGAGTTCAAACCCCAGTTCGAATCTTATTCATCCCGCCAGGCAAGCACCGTTCCCGCAGCGTATCGCGGCCCCGATGGCCTCTGGCTGGGAACCAACGTTCACATCAACGTGCTGATGGTCAACACCCGCCAGCTGGGAGGCGTCAAGGCGCCGCAAAGCTGGGCCGAACTGGCCGATCCGAAGTGGAAAGGACGACTGGTCATTCCTGACCCCGAGCGCACCAGCGCATCGTACGTCGCCCTGTATGGTCTGCAAAAGACCCTGGGAACCGAACTCATGACGCGCATCGTGCGCAACGCCACCATCGTCGGCACCACGTCTGCCGCCTACGACGGCGTGGCAAAGGGCGAGTTCGCCATCGCGCTGACCATGGAATACGCGGCCTATGAATATGTCGCCGGCGGCCTCAAGGAGATCAAGCTGGTCTATCCAAGCGAAGGAACCTTTGTTTCGGTAGAAGGCATGGCCTTGATCAAAGGCGGCAAGCATCCGGCCGAAGCACGCAAGCTCTACGAATTCCTCGCTTCAAAGAACGTTCAAGTCGACATTTTCAAGTCCGCCTATCGTCGCCCTCTGCGCTCAGACATTGATGTGAGCAAGCTCTCCACGCTGCCTGCCATCAAGTCCGTCAAAGTGGTTCCCCTCGATGATGGCCAGATGGCCCAGGACCGCGCCGCGTTCATTGCGCAGTGGCGGCAGATCATTGCTGACCGTTGA